ACGACCGGTACAACTTCATGGATCTCGACACGTACGACCAGATCTCCCTGTCCGCCGAGGAGGTCGGCGACGCGCGCGACTTCCTCAAGGAGAACACGGAGGTCGACATCCTCTTCATCGACGGCAGCCCCGTGACGGTCGAGCTGCCGAATTTCATGGAGCTCACGATCACCAAGACCGACCCGGGCATCCGCGGCGACACGGCCTCGGGCGGCTCCAAGCCGGCCACGCTTGAAAGCGGCGCGGTCGTCCAGGTGCCCCTCTTCCTCAACGAGGGGGACATCGTGAAGGTCGACACCCGAAGCGCCGAATACCTGGGCCGCGTCGCGGCGGCCGGCTAGGCCCATGGCCGGCAAGAAGCGCGCGGCCCGCCCCGCGGCGGGACAGCAGTGGACGCCGAAGCAGGTCGTCGATCTGGCAATGGCTCACGACCTGGCGGAAATCGAAGTGGAGAGCGGCGGCGTGCGCGTGCGCGTCGTCCGCCGGCACGCGCCCGCGGCCGCGACGCAGGCCGCCGCCGCGCCCGTCGCGCTGCCCCAGGCGGAGAGCGTCGAGCGCGCCGCCGAGGCCGCCGCCGGCACCGTGACGATCGAGGCGCCCATGGTCGGCACCTTCTATCGCGCCACGAACCCCGAGACGGCGCCGTTCGTCAGCGAGGGCGACACGATCAAGGAGGGACAGACCCTCTGCATCATCGAGGCGATGAAGCTCATGAACGAGATCGAGTCGAAGGTCACCGGCCGCGTCGTGAAGATCCTCGTCGAGAATGCCCAACCCGTCGAGTTCGGCCAGCCGCTCTTCCTCGTGGAGTGCCGCAAGTAGCGCGCTGAACGCCATGTTCCACAAGATCCTGATCGCCAACCGCGGCGAGATCGCGCTGCGCATCCTCCGCACCTGCCGCGAGATGGGCATCCGCACCGTCGTCGCCCACTCGCAGGCCGACGCGGGATCGCTGCCCGTGCGGCTGGCCGACGAATCCATCTGCATCGGCCCCGCCGAGGCGCGCCAGAGCTACCTCAATATCCCCAGCATCATCTCGGCCGCTTCCATCACGGACAGCGAGGCGATCCATCCCGGCTACGGTCTGCTGTCCGAGAACGCGGCCTTCGCCGAGATCTGCCGCGCCTGCGGCATCACGTTCATCGGCCCCGCGCCGGAGGCCATCCGCCTCATGGGCGACAAGGCCCAGGCGCGCGCGATGGCCAAGCAGGCCGGCGCGCCCGTCGTGCCGGGCAGCGAAGGGCCGCTCGTGGGTGTCGACGAGGCGCAGACCCTGGCCGACACGATCGGCTATCCCGTCGTGGTCAAGGCGGCAGCGGGCGGCGGCGGGCGCGGCATGCGCGTCGTTCGCGCGCGCGACATGCTCGCGCAGGCCTTCGCGACATGCCAGGCAGAGGCGGCCCAGGCCTTCGGCTCCTCGGAGCTCTACCTCGAGAAGTTCGTCGAGGAGGCGCGCCACGTCGAGGTGCAGGTGCTGGGCGACCGGAACGGCATCCGCGTGCACCTGGGCGAGCGCGACTGCTCCGTGCAGCGCCGGCACCAGAAGCTCCTCGAGGAGAGCCCCGCCTCGGCCATCTCGGAGGAGACGCGGGCGGGCCTCTACAAGGCGGCACTGACCGTCGCCAACTCGGTCAACTATGTCTCGGCAGGCACAGTCGAGTTCCTCGTGGCGCGCAACGGCACCTTCTACTTCATCGAGATGAACACGCGTATCCAGGTCGAGCACCCCGTCACCGAGATGGTCACGGGCATCGACCTCGTCCGGGAGCAGATCCGCATCGCCTCGGGCGAGCCGCTCGGCTACAAGCAGCGCGCGATCACGGTGCGCGGCCACGCCATCGAGTGCCGCATCAACGCAGAGGATCCGGAGCACTTCGTCCCCTCCGCGGGCACGGTGACGGCGTGGCTTCCGCCAGGGGGATACGGCGTGCGCGTGGACAGCCACCTCATGCCGGGAGCGATCGTGCCGCCGTACTACGATTCGCTCATCGCGAAGATCATCGTCCACGGCCGCGACCGGGCCGAGGCCATCGCCCGCATGCAGCGGGCGCTCGCCGAGACCGTCGTGGAAGGCGTCAAGACCACGATCCCCTACCACCAGAAGCTCCTGGCCGACCCCGCCTTCCTCTCCGGAGAGCACACGCTGCCACGTCTCGAAGTCGGCCCCTGACCCCGCCCCCCAAGTCCCCGCGACCCAAGTGACCCTGCCCACACCGCTCTACGTCATCCTCGACCTGGGACCTGCCGGGGGCCGGGACCGGGGAGCCGCCGGCGGCCGGGACCTGGCCACACTCCTCGACGCGGTGCTCGAGGGCGGCTGCCGCCTGGTCCAGCTGCGCGAGAAGACCATGCCGCTCAACGAGCTCTATCCCGTCGCGCGGGCGCTGAGACGCCGCTGCCGTGAGGCCGGGTGCCTCTTCATCGTCAACGACCGCGTGGACCTGGCCCTGGCTCTCGAGGCGGACGGCGTCCACGTGGGGCAGGACGACCTGCCGGCGCGCGAGGCGCGACGTCTCTTGCGCCCGGCCATGATCCTCGGCGTCTCGATCCATGACGAAAGCCAGGCGCGCCGGGCGAGGGACGACGGCGCCGACTACGTCGCGGTCGGCAGCATGTATCCCACGGGCAGCAAGCCCGGCTTCCGACTCGTCGGGCCGGACCTGGTCAGGCGCGTGCGCCCGGAGATCCCGGTGCCGCTCGTCGCCATCGGAGGCATCACGGTGGACAATGTCGCCGAGGTCATCCGGGCCGGCGCCGACGCCGTCGCCGTCATCTCCGCCGTCTGCGCCACGCCCGATCCCACGGCGGCCGCGCGGCGCTTCCTCGAGACGATTCGCGCGGCCCGCGAGAGCGCCGCCCGGTGAGCGCCACGCCCTCGACGGCGCTCCGCCGCTTCCTCCTGCCAGCCGCCGTCTTCGCGATCGCCCTCGTGACGTTCCTGCCGGGCCTCTCCGGGGAGTTCGTCAACTGGGACGACAACGTCAACTTTCTCTCGAACCGAGACTTCCGCGGGCTCGGCTGGAGCAACCTGCGCTGGATGGTCACCACGACGCACCAGGGGCACTGGATCCCGCTCACGTGGCTCACGCTGGGCCTCAACTACGCGCTGGGCGGCATGAACCCGTGGGGCTATCACCTGGTTAATCTAGTCATCCACGCGGCGAGCGCCGTGCTGTTCTATTTCGCCGCTCGGCGCTTGCTCGCCGCGGCGGGCACGGCGGCGGGCGAGCCTGCGCTGTCGGTCGGGGCGGCGTTCGCCGCCCTGCTCTTCGCCGTCCACCCGCTCCGCGTCGAGTCGGTCGTCTGGGTAACGGAACGACGGGACGTGCTGAGCGTCTTCTTCTTCCTCCTCTCCGCGTTGGGGTACCTCCGCGCGGTCGAGCGTGGAAATGACGGGCGCCTGGCGCCTGCCTGGCGCGGGCTCTCGGTCGCCGCCTTCGTGTGCGCGCTCGTGTCGAAGTCCTCGACCATCATGCTGCCGGCGGCGCTCCTCCTGCTCGACGTCTATCCGCTCCGCCGCGTGAGCCGCGGCTGGCGCCGCCTCATCGTCGAGAAGCTCCCCTACCTCGCCCTGGCCGCCGCGGATGTCCTTGTGGCCTGGATCGCGTTGCAGCGAGCGGCGAAGTTGACCGGTCTCGGGACGCACGGTGTCGCGGGGCGGGTCGCCATCGTCTTCTACAGCTTCTTCTACTATCCGTGGAAGCTGGTATGGCCGGTGGAGCTGTCGCCGATGTACGAGGTGCCCCCGCACGTGGACCCGCTCCGGCCGCGCTTCGTTGTCGCGATGGTCGTGGTGGTTCTCGTCACCGCGGCGCTGGTGGCGCTCCGCCGGCGCTGGCCGGGTGGGCTCGCCGCGTGGGCGTACTCGGCGCTCATGATCCTGCCGCTCAGCGGCGTGGTCCACGCCGGCTTCCAGCTCGTCCAGGATCGCTGGAGCTACCTGTCGGGGATGGGCTTCAACCTCCTAGCCGGCGGCGGGATCGCCTGGCTGCTCGACGCCCGGGCGCG
This Candidatus Methylomirabilota bacterium DNA region includes the following protein-coding sequences:
- a CDS encoding elongation factor P, producing DRYNFMDLDTYDQISLSAEEVGDARDFLKENTEVDILFIDGSPVTVELPNFMELTITKTDPGIRGDTASGGSKPATLESGAVVQVPLFLNEGDIVKVDTRSAEYLGRVAAAG
- the accB gene encoding acetyl-CoA carboxylase biotin carboxyl carrier protein, which translates into the protein MAGKKRAARPAAGQQWTPKQVVDLAMAHDLAEIEVESGGVRVRVVRRHAPAAATQAAAAPVALPQAESVERAAEAAAGTVTIEAPMVGTFYRATNPETAPFVSEGDTIKEGQTLCIIEAMKLMNEIESKVTGRVVKILVENAQPVEFGQPLFLVECRK
- the accC gene encoding acetyl-CoA carboxylase biotin carboxylase subunit; protein product: MFHKILIANRGEIALRILRTCREMGIRTVVAHSQADAGSLPVRLADESICIGPAEARQSYLNIPSIISAASITDSEAIHPGYGLLSENAAFAEICRACGITFIGPAPEAIRLMGDKAQARAMAKQAGAPVVPGSEGPLVGVDEAQTLADTIGYPVVVKAAAGGGGRGMRVVRARDMLAQAFATCQAEAAQAFGSSELYLEKFVEEARHVEVQVLGDRNGIRVHLGERDCSVQRRHQKLLEESPASAISEETRAGLYKAALTVANSVNYVSAGTVEFLVARNGTFYFIEMNTRIQVEHPVTEMVTGIDLVREQIRIASGEPLGYKQRAITVRGHAIECRINAEDPEHFVPSAGTVTAWLPPGGYGVRVDSHLMPGAIVPPYYDSLIAKIIVHGRDRAEAIARMQRALAETVVEGVKTTIPYHQKLLADPAFLSGEHTLPRLEVGP
- the thiE gene encoding thiamine phosphate synthase; its protein translation is MTLPTPLYVILDLGPAGGRDRGAAGGRDLATLLDAVLEGGCRLVQLREKTMPLNELYPVARALRRRCREAGCLFIVNDRVDLALALEADGVHVGQDDLPAREARRLLRPAMILGVSIHDESQARRARDDGADYVAVGSMYPTGSKPGFRLVGPDLVRRVRPEIPVPLVAIGGITVDNVAEVIRAGADAVAVISAVCATPDPTAAARRFLETIRAARESAAR
- a CDS encoding tetratricopeptide repeat protein → MSATPSTALRRFLLPAAVFAIALVTFLPGLSGEFVNWDDNVNFLSNRDFRGLGWSNLRWMVTTTHQGHWIPLTWLTLGLNYALGGMNPWGYHLVNLVIHAASAVLFYFAARRLLAAAGTAAGEPALSVGAAFAALLFAVHPLRVESVVWVTERRDVLSVFFFLLSALGYLRAVERGNDGRLAPAWRGLSVAAFVCALVSKSSTIMLPAALLLLDVYPLRRVSRGWRRLIVEKLPYLALAAADVLVAWIALQRAAKLTGLGTHGVAGRVAIVFYSFFYYPWKLVWPVELSPMYEVPPHVDPLRPRFVVAMVVVVLVTAALVALRRRWPGGLAAWAYSALMILPLSGVVHAGFQLVQDRWSYLSGMGFNLLAGGGIAWLLDARARGRVSVVIARSVTAGAAAALLFLAVAAWDQSKVWADSETLWRWAANLDSECAVCWNNLGAALTGRERHQEAEEAYRRVAALRPMSGMLANNIATALHGQRRDVEAEEMLRLAVRLDPNLTGALLNLGAHEAQTGRFAEGLSHLRKAYALDPTYFVTVKELAWALVAAAAAERKAGHPSEALALYQEALAVEPANAQAREGLEALSAGRPAGGARR